Sequence from the Thermosinus carboxydivorans Nor1 genome:
CACTGGCCAGGGCTTTGTTGGTAGTAGTTTCGGTATGACCACATTTTGGACATTTGCGCGGCGGCTGGGTAGTGTCTTTGTAAATACTGTCATAGCTGCCTTCGTCGCCGTCTTTTCGTGCGGTGCAGAGAAAAACGATATAATCCGGCTGATGCTTGGTCACGGAGTCGATGATCGGTTGCGGTGAGCCGCCGACGGTGATAAGCAAAACTTTTTTCATCTGCATTTCCACGCTCCTTGTTAAAGCATGCAGGCCACACGCCAAGCCAGGTCCTTCAAATCCTCGCGGCAGATAAGTTCAATCCGCGCATTTTGCAGGCGCTGGCGAAAAATCGGCGGGATTTCGTCCTGGCGCCGATGGGTGACGATGGCGATGCGGGCGAAATAGCCGGCGGTTTTATGGGCGACCGATTCCAATTTGGGAATTTGCTCGGCGGTGTTGCTAAACAGGCTTTTGGAATAGCCGGCCTTGCATTCCAGAAACAGCATTTTGCCGTATTCATTAATGAGCACATCGACTTCGTTGGCCTTGACGTGGCCGATATCCCCGCCTTGGGCCGCGATTTCGGCGTAGACGTCATAATCGTACAAAGCGACGTTTTTGCGAACCTCCTGAAACCGGCCGCTTATCTTGGGGTAAATGTATTCTTCCAGCCAACTGCCATGCTGCAAAAATTTCAATAGGGCGTCCGATTGCATGCGGATGGATACCGTTTGGCCGACGCGACGGTAATCAAGCCAGCCGAGGGCTTTGAGATAGGACAATACCGTGCTTATCGCGGGCCAAAGATTGCCATGGCTGTTGTGCGGCGTCGCCAAATCTTTTTGGAAGTGAATTTCGCCCGTGGGGGCAGCAGTATATTTGTGTTTAAATTCGCTTGTATTGAACCAAGTGAAAAAATCGCACCAGGCTTGAAAATAGTTATCAATGTAGTCGATCAGCAGCGGCAGCCCCTCGGGCAGCCAACGCCGGTCGTCGCAGGCTGCTTTGCCATAAGCGCGAAAAACGACGTTACTGGGAATATGCGGCAGGCGCTCGCTGACGATGTGGCCAGAGGCATCGGTTACGTCGCGGATGACCCCGGTCTCGCTGTCGATGTAGATCGCTTTGGCCGACGTTTGCTGCACTGCTTGGTAGAGGGCAAGCGACATTAGTTTGGTGCCGCCGGTCAGGTCGACCAAAGTTTCCCCGTTGCCGGCGATTAGCTTGCGCGCCATGGCCGACAGGGAGCGCATGTCATAGTGGTTTTTCAAAATGTGGGTGCTGACTTTTAGGCCGGGGCTAAGCATGGCCAAGGCCGCGGTTAAATGCTGGGCCCGGCCTTGCTTGGCCGTTGTCGTGAGAATATGGAGAGTGCCGCTACTAGGTAGGAGACTGGCAAACATCAAAATCGGGGCGACTTGGTCGCCTAAGAGGGTAATTGCTTGCATTATAAATCACCTATTTTCACTTGCAGGGCTGCCAATGGCGCTCTGATGATCGCCGCTGTCAAAATGGTCAGGGGAGGATAAGGTTTGGGGAAGCAAGCTGGCAAGGCCGACAGCACCTTTGGGCTTGGCCCACACGGTGACGCCGCCCATGCCGAGCGCGGTTTTGACGCCGATGCCACTGATTTCGCCATAGGCCAAGAGCATCGCCGCCAGCCGCACCAGTTGCTCCGGCCCGGCGATTGACAATGTGATTTCGCCGGAAAAGGCCGGAATACGTATGCTTTCGACGCTAAAGGTGTTTAGCCGCAGTCGGTAGTCGATAATGCGTGTATAGGCGGTCAGGTCGTCAATAAGGCGCGGCCGGTCGAGGACAAAGCCGCTGGCACAGGCGTTCCAGCGGTTGACCAGGCTTTGGTAGATGTGAAAGACGCTGGGGAATATTTGATATGCGTTATCGATTTTAAAAGAAGCCGGCGTAGCGAACTTCATGACGAAGCGCCGCGCCGGCGCGGGGGAAAGAAAGAAATGGTTGACAAACTCGCGGTAGGTGCAAGCGACGAGTTGGCGTTTAACCGTTATGGCAATGTGGGCATGTTTGTCGCGGAGGTAAAAGGCGGCGTTAGGTGCAGCCAGTAGCGGAGCGACCAGTTGTTGCGCCGCTGGCGGCGTCAATGTGCCAATGCGCCAAACAGCGGCTTCTTTGGTGACGCGCAGGTGCTGGCTATAGGGGCGCAGGCCGGGCTCATGCAGCGTAGTGGCGGCCGCGCTATCAAGGCGCTCAATGAGAGCGCCGTGCAGCACTGAACCGGCGTTGGCGTCAAGGCGCAGCCCCGGCGGTGTCGCCAGTTGGAATTCGGTCAGAGTGATCATGGCAATTGCTCCAGTTTACATACGCCCATCAGGTAGCGTTCGTTATTGTATATGCCCAGCTTGAGCGTGCGGGGGGCTAGGCGGCTATCGCGCTGGACGTGACGGTGTTTGGCGAAGCGCAGGTCAAGCAGCGCGGCGGTAAGAGCCCGGGCTTCGTTTACGGTTGCCAGGCTGTAGAGCAAGGTCTTGTCCAAAAAGCCGCTGCCGCCGCCCAAAATGAGGTTGGCGCTTGCCATGCGGCTAAATAAGCTGCCGAGCCGTTGGCCAAAAGCGGCTTTTTCGATATTTAGCATATGAGCGGCGTGGCTGCGGGCGGCAGCCAGTACGTCCGCTGGCGAAGCGATGCCGATCGCGCGAGTTAAAGCCGGTTCGACCGTCAGGGTAAAGGTGAGGGTTGTCCCCGGGGTAAAGCACTCGCGCACCAACGCAATGTAGTTTTCTGGGTCGCGCCCACCGGGAGCATCTTGCCAGTCGACTTTGCGCAGCAGGCAGGTCGGTGGGGCTTTGGGCGCAGTGCAGAAAGCATCGCTGACGCGGATGCCTTTCATGACGCTGGTTACCGCGTCTTTGGCCGGTACTTTTTTGTTATTTTCGTCGAAAAGTTCAAGCCGATGAAGCAAGTCGCTTTCAATCTGTGCGGTCAGCTTCTCGATTTTTTTGAGTTTATCTTTATCGGACATATGCCGCGTTCGGACAAGATCGCCTAGTTGTTGCCAGTAGGCATGTTTGTTTATTGCGGAAAGAGTATTGCTCGTCAACAGGTGGTGAAGGATGGCGGTGCGCAGAGCGCCTTTGATGCTGCTGCCGGGGATATAGGGCCGACCATCCGCGCCGCGCATGAGCGGCGTGATGCTGTTAAGCAAGCGACTGTCCCGCTCGATGGCCGGAGCTACCGTCGCCCAACCACTGGCGACCCGTTCGATCTCGGCCGGGGTGATCCAGTTGTCAGTGCACCAGCGATACAAATCGCTGATCGAGCCGGCGGCGATGCGATCGCTGAACGAAGAGAGCAGACGTTTTTGGCTGAGCAGTCCAATCCAGGCCGTTTCGTTCAGAAAATAGGCACGGCGTTGCTTGGTATCGTATATATATTGCAGTTTGGTCAGCTTGTCCCCGGAGCCGACATGGACGGGCCCAAGGCAGGTCAGTTTTATGGTGACGGTTTCTAGATGTTTGTTCATAATTTCAACCCCGCATAGAGAGGTTTGCCGTAGCGGTAGACGGGATGCTTGCCGCCGGCTGCTAGGTCGCCGACTTGGCCGGCCGCTTTGGCTTTGAGGCAGGAGCCGGCGGCAAGCATGTGCACGCTGTGGTGTTTGACCGCGCTCGGAGCATACGCCGGGCTGGCGACAAACCCGCCGCGTGCCGTCAGGCTATAAAAACCGTCGGCCAGCAGTGCCACTTCGTTCGGCAGCGGCCACAGGCACGACAGCGCCATGTACCAGTCGGCATCGGTGGCGGTAAGGAGGGAGTACAGCGCGGCATCATCGGCATAGACGCCTGTTTCATCCATATCAATCGGGTCTTCGGCCAGCTCGAACTTGCCCAGGCCGGCGCTGCGTTTGCCGCCGATGCCGCTGTA
This genomic interval carries:
- the csm5 gene encoding type III-A CRISPR-associated RAMP protein Csm5, which translates into the protein MNKHLETVTIKLTCLGPVHVGSGDKLTKLQYIYDTKQRRAYFLNETAWIGLLSQKRLLSSFSDRIAAGSISDLYRWCTDNWITPAEIERVASGWATVAPAIERDSRLLNSITPLMRGADGRPYIPGSSIKGALRTAILHHLLTSNTLSAINKHAYWQQLGDLVRTRHMSDKDKLKKIEKLTAQIESDLLHRLELFDENNKKVPAKDAVTSVMKGIRVSDAFCTAPKAPPTCLLRKVDWQDAPGGRDPENYIALVRECFTPGTTLTFTLTVEPALTRAIGIASPADVLAAARSHAAHMLNIEKAAFGQRLGSLFSRMASANLILGGGSGFLDKTLLYSLATVNEARALTAALLDLRFAKHRHVQRDSRLAPRTLKLGIYNNERYLMGVCKLEQLP
- a CDS encoding Card1-like endonuclease domain-containing protein, which encodes MQAITLLGDQVAPILMFASLLPSSGTLHILTTTAKQGRAQHLTAALAMLSPGLKVSTHILKNHYDMRSLSAMARKLIAGNGETLVDLTGGTKLMSLALYQAVQQTSAKAIYIDSETGVIRDVTDASGHIVSERLPHIPSNVVFRAYGKAACDDRRWLPEGLPLLIDYIDNYFQAWCDFFTWFNTSEFKHKYTAAPTGEIHFQKDLATPHNSHGNLWPAISTVLSYLKALGWLDYRRVGQTVSIRMQSDALLKFLQHGSWLEEYIYPKISGRFQEVRKNVALYDYDVYAEIAAQGGDIGHVKANEVDVLINEYGKMLFLECKAGYSKSLFSNTAEQIPKLESVAHKTAGYFARIAIVTHRRQDEIPPIFRQRLQNARIELICREDLKDLAWRVACML
- the cas6 gene encoding CRISPR system precrRNA processing endoribonuclease RAMP protein Cas6, producing MITLTEFQLATPPGLRLDANAGSVLHGALIERLDSAAATTLHEPGLRPYSQHLRVTKEAAVWRIGTLTPPAAQQLVAPLLAAPNAAFYLRDKHAHIAITVKRQLVACTYREFVNHFFLSPAPARRFVMKFATPASFKIDNAYQIFPSVFHIYQSLVNRWNACASGFVLDRPRLIDDLTAYTRIIDYRLRLNTFSVESIRIPAFSGEITLSIAGPEQLVRLAAMLLAYGEISGIGVKTALGMGGVTVWAKPKGAVGLASLLPQTLSSPDHFDSGDHQSAIGSPASENR